In one Brevibacillus composti genomic region, the following are encoded:
- the pnuC gene encoding nicotinamide riboside transporter PnuC: MFRDWTRFEKVWLLLFTIINIYLFYAFQDSLLGLISSLSGMLCVVLVAKGKIANYYFGIVQTATYAYISYSYSLYGEAMLNGLFYLPVQFIGLYMWSKNRTQQSVKGEDVSVKRLTKRGWVYLIIIAAVGIVLYAELLHYIGGQAVRLDSAAVVLSIIAQILMLKRYAEQWALWIAVNVLSISLWVVTLLTQGGNDFNMIVMWSAFLVNSIYGYYNWTKLSKAQEAYNL, from the coding sequence ATGTTTCGCGACTGGACCCGTTTTGAAAAAGTTTGGCTGCTCCTGTTTACGATCATTAACATTTACCTGTTCTATGCTTTCCAAGATTCTCTGCTGGGACTGATCTCGTCTCTGTCAGGAATGCTCTGTGTCGTACTCGTGGCCAAAGGAAAAATCGCCAACTACTACTTCGGCATCGTCCAGACAGCTACGTACGCGTATATCTCCTACAGCTATTCGCTCTACGGAGAAGCGATGCTGAACGGCCTGTTTTACTTGCCCGTCCAGTTCATCGGGCTGTACATGTGGTCGAAAAACCGCACCCAGCAAAGTGTCAAAGGGGAAGATGTGTCGGTGAAACGGCTGACCAAGCGGGGCTGGGTGTACCTCATCATCATCGCGGCGGTCGGCATCGTCCTCTACGCCGAGCTTCTGCACTACATCGGCGGGCAGGCTGTGCGCCTGGATTCGGCAGCGGTCGTGCTTTCCATCATCGCGCAGATTCTCATGCTGAAGCGCTACGCGGAGCAGTGGGCGCTGTGGATCGCGGTCAATGTGCTCTCTATCTCTCTCTGGGTCGTCACTCTGCTCACACAGGGAGGAAATGACTTCAACATGATCGTCATGTGGTCCGCCTTCCTTGTGAACTCCATCTACGGCTACTACAACTGGACCAAACTCAGCAAGGCACAGGAGGCGTATAACTTATGA
- the nadR gene encoding multifunctional transcriptional regulator/nicotinamide-nucleotide adenylyltransferase/ribosylnicotinamide kinase NadR encodes MTAGKVGMFGGKFLPCPHMGHVYAMIRASTMVEELHVIVSYDEEHEKKICAGSKIAHIPPRVRLRWWSQLTKDMPHVHVHAVYEQQTGHISDWERGAEGIKAAIGKPIDTVFSSEHAYTEIFRNLYPEAKHIVIDANRETYPISGTMLRTEGVMKHWHMLPEIVKPYFAKKVVVVGTESCGKSTLVRNLANLYNTTYVEEWGRTYYERLGNCEDITLAEDYPEIAFEHKYHEKVQLAKANKVLFIDTEAIVTQYFSILYLDKRQPVLDEVARLQQYDLWLFLEPDVKWVNDGTRSFGDQQVREKNNALLKELLQEFGVTFHTISGNYQQRLEQAIAHVNEMIEKDPPH; translated from the coding sequence ATGACAGCAGGCAAAGTCGGGATGTTCGGAGGGAAGTTCCTTCCGTGTCCGCATATGGGGCATGTGTATGCCATGATCCGGGCATCCACGATGGTAGAAGAATTACATGTGATCGTTTCCTATGACGAGGAGCATGAGAAAAAAATATGCGCCGGCAGCAAAATTGCGCACATCCCGCCTCGCGTCCGGCTGCGCTGGTGGTCGCAGCTGACCAAGGATATGCCGCATGTGCACGTCCATGCCGTCTACGAACAGCAGACCGGCCACATCAGCGATTGGGAGCGGGGGGCCGAAGGGATCAAAGCCGCGATTGGCAAACCGATAGACACGGTCTTCAGCTCCGAGCACGCATACACCGAGATTTTTCGCAATCTGTACCCGGAGGCAAAGCACATCGTCATCGATGCAAACAGGGAGACGTATCCGATCTCAGGCACGATGCTGCGCACAGAAGGCGTGATGAAACACTGGCATATGCTGCCGGAAATCGTGAAGCCCTATTTTGCCAAAAAGGTAGTGGTCGTCGGCACGGAAAGCTGCGGAAAATCTACGCTGGTGCGCAATCTCGCCAATCTGTACAACACCACCTATGTCGAAGAGTGGGGACGCACCTACTACGAGCGGCTGGGAAACTGTGAGGATATCACGCTGGCCGAGGATTACCCGGAGATCGCCTTTGAGCATAAATACCACGAGAAAGTGCAGCTGGCAAAAGCCAACAAGGTGCTCTTCATCGACACAGAGGCCATCGTCACCCAGTACTTTTCCATTCTCTACCTGGATAAGCGGCAGCCCGTGCTGGATGAGGTGGCACGCTTGCAGCAGTACGACCTGTGGCTATTTTTGGAGCCGGATGTCAAATGGGTGAATGACGGCACGCGCTCCTTTGGCGACCAGCAGGTGCGGGAGAAAAATAACGCCCTGCTGAAGGAGCTATTGCAAGAGTTCGGCGTCACCTTTCACACGATTTCAGGAAACTATCAGCAGCGCTTGGAGCAAGCAATTGCCCATGTGAACGAGATGATTGAAAAAGATCCTCCCCACTAA
- a CDS encoding McrB family protein, with translation MKKYELTQKIFRELLHHAYQPIDISFSDEWRCRVTPGEAQIDSEKDYLGSIPLHVEIFHHDTTTQTMRLTVHCMQNKFIPSLEDQAGGYAFRIYSGKSELLYRAMQVALYDYTEASTQVQLYSDLDSKKGDKHFLQQMKQWLQDYEAVWKPWKGELLPSDQFRFLTYDLATASIVEEKQDVLSSAIFIALLKGVLKKEIMLSLPLLSLTPSASTPSGTRRVWKIAPGENAGNWPDALQHSEVFVGWDELGDLRSYPTKEELMAAYKKVFEPEQEPTRTVNTLWAFSRELRVGDIVIANRGWKQLVGIGRITGEYEYKPERGGYPNRRKVEWIITHDVQFDENVFSTPTLTTVYQQRLGTIQKEVVRQVPNGEQKWRSLFGELQSTPVHSVIDDFQRFLQSRQFHFSREMITRFLTSLQAKPFVILSGMSGTGKTKIAQLFADYLKQGPEKKPRRKAADAAPEENRAFLSVRPDWLDHRGLLGTYNPLTEAYEATPLLKLMLRAGQNPELPFFVILDEMNLAKVEYYFSDFLSCIESRRVGADGELVQESIHLHNQPEELLYVDADHQVYAIPPRIEIPANLYIIGTVNMDETTYMFSPKVLDRANVIECNDVDLHRYWAEEETAARFQSAYTPEEKIDWFTLEGEFHQALYTKEYRQPEFKEALEEAYFRLLGLHQLLEEEGYSFGYRVVDEVMNYLHITHYREYCTLDEALDSQIVQKILPKLHGNRKQLEGLMLKLLRYAIGEHVELEQLTQLDQDILAFDEQYRYPLSGKKIYSMYRRLLKTGYCSFIS, from the coding sequence ATGAAAAAGTACGAACTCACCCAAAAAATCTTTCGAGAATTGCTGCACCATGCATATCAGCCGATCGACATCTCCTTTTCAGACGAATGGCGCTGCCGTGTGACACCAGGCGAGGCGCAAATCGATTCCGAAAAGGATTACCTCGGCTCGATCCCGCTTCACGTGGAGATTTTCCATCATGACACGACCACCCAGACGATGCGGCTAACCGTTCATTGCATGCAAAATAAATTCATTCCCTCGCTGGAGGATCAGGCGGGGGGATATGCGTTTCGCATCTACTCCGGCAAGTCGGAGCTGCTCTATCGCGCCATGCAGGTAGCCTTGTACGATTACACGGAGGCCAGCACGCAGGTGCAGCTATACAGCGACCTGGATTCAAAAAAAGGGGACAAGCATTTCCTGCAGCAGATGAAACAGTGGCTGCAGGATTATGAAGCCGTCTGGAAGCCGTGGAAAGGCGAGCTCTTGCCGAGCGACCAATTCCGGTTCCTCACCTATGATCTGGCGACGGCATCGATCGTGGAGGAGAAGCAGGATGTGCTCAGCAGTGCGATATTTATCGCGCTCCTCAAAGGCGTGCTGAAAAAGGAGATCATGCTCTCCTTGCCGCTCCTCAGTCTCACTCCGTCCGCCTCTACCCCATCTGGCACCCGCCGGGTATGGAAGATCGCCCCGGGTGAAAACGCCGGCAACTGGCCGGATGCGCTGCAGCACAGCGAAGTCTTCGTCGGCTGGGATGAGCTCGGCGACTTGCGCAGCTATCCGACGAAGGAAGAGCTGATGGCCGCTTATAAAAAAGTGTTTGAGCCCGAGCAGGAGCCGACCCGCACCGTGAACACGCTCTGGGCCTTTTCCCGCGAGCTGCGCGTGGGAGATATCGTCATCGCCAACCGCGGCTGGAAGCAACTGGTGGGGATCGGCCGGATCACCGGCGAGTACGAATACAAGCCGGAGCGAGGGGGATACCCCAATCGGCGAAAAGTCGAGTGGATCATCACGCATGATGTCCAGTTTGACGAAAATGTCTTTTCCACCCCCACCCTGACGACAGTCTACCAGCAGCGGCTGGGCACGATTCAGAAGGAAGTGGTCAGGCAGGTGCCAAACGGCGAGCAAAAATGGCGCAGCCTGTTTGGCGAGCTGCAAAGCACTCCGGTCCATAGCGTCATCGATGATTTCCAACGATTTTTGCAAAGCAGACAATTTCATTTTTCCCGGGAGATGATCACCCGCTTCCTCACCTCGCTGCAGGCCAAGCCATTCGTCATCCTGTCCGGCATGTCGGGCACCGGCAAGACCAAGATCGCCCAGCTGTTCGCGGACTATCTCAAGCAGGGGCCGGAGAAGAAGCCGCGCCGCAAAGCAGCAGATGCCGCTCCCGAGGAGAATCGGGCCTTTCTCAGTGTGCGGCCGGACTGGCTGGATCATCGGGGACTTTTGGGCACCTACAATCCGCTGACGGAAGCCTACGAGGCGACCCCGCTCCTAAAGCTGATGCTGCGCGCCGGGCAAAATCCGGAGCTCCCGTTCTTCGTCATCCTGGACGAGATGAATCTGGCCAAGGTGGAGTACTATTTCTCCGATTTTCTCAGCTGCATCGAAAGCCGGCGAGTCGGAGCGGACGGGGAGCTCGTTCAGGAGTCCATCCATCTGCATAATCAGCCGGAAGAGTTGCTCTACGTGGACGCCGATCATCAGGTCTATGCGATCCCGCCGCGGATCGAAATCCCTGCCAATCTGTACATCATCGGCACCGTCAATATGGACGAGACCACCTATATGTTCAGCCCCAAGGTGCTTGATCGGGCCAATGTCATCGAGTGCAATGACGTGGATTTGCACCGCTATTGGGCGGAGGAGGAGACTGCGGCTCGCTTTCAGTCCGCCTACACGCCGGAAGAAAAGATCGACTGGTTTACGCTGGAGGGGGAGTTTCACCAGGCGCTGTACACCAAGGAATACAGGCAACCGGAGTTTAAGGAGGCGCTCGAGGAAGCGTATTTCCGACTGCTGGGCCTGCATCAGCTCCTGGAGGAAGAGGGGTACTCCTTCGGGTATCGGGTCGTGGATGAAGTGATGAATTACCTGCATATCACCCACTATCGCGAGTATTGCACGCTGGATGAGGCATTGGACAGCCAGATCGTCCAGAAGATTCTGCCCAAGCTGCACGGCAACCGCAAGCAGTTGGAAGGCCTCATGCTCAAGCTGCTCCGCTATGCCATTGGCGAACACGTCGAGCTGGAGCAATTGACGCAGCTCGATCAGGACATCTTGGCCTTTGATGAGCAGTACCGCTATCCGCTGAGCGGAAAGAAGATCTACAGCATGTACAGGCGGCTCCTCAAAACCGGCTATTGCAGCTTCATTTCCTAG
- a CDS encoding DUF2357 domain-containing protein, translating to MRRWTACWRKIPITWFISSAPPTEAEHLALQKNYGAILQRLHTQYYVINFGNYVGETSFCGKRYRVYSRKISSEQFEAMLKSISRVMATLPFQATAPVQVKVRGAAEKEAVFYHRWNSLRQALLHEWEGAPLSDWWELISREPHQRLESERVIKPVWLAKRIDLSAVEYLSAHPETWRRLPRGHRLEATSLAAHLTTGGQRYFPEVIRQEERRISLDTPENRMIKHILQELLEITIQMNQRLAKKTFFGHLHIQRDNSEMQQILEELLDTAWLREIGELAQLPAASTVLQNKHGYRQWYSFYQHSLLGARFPLPDEDIIELLEGRNIATLFEYWCFFAVMESVMELTGSQPIRFRRERNEDGMHILKDGLRVTFPLGKESLELYFNKTFLKQKNSRIGSYSQKYRPDISLRRRGRWHHFDAKFKYGQSAPEEGASRYVKKEDLDKMHTYKDAIIGTKSAWVLFPSDEDEPLEFFADPSDQTGQTGIGAIPLMHGHTGQLIKALKQILNGNSTLPDE from the coding sequence ATGCGGCGGTGGACGGCCTGTTGGAGGAAAATACCGATTACGTGGTTCATTTCATCCGCCCCCCCGACGGAAGCCGAGCATCTCGCTTTGCAAAAAAACTACGGCGCGATTCTCCAGCGTTTGCACACGCAGTATTACGTGATCAATTTCGGCAATTACGTCGGGGAAACTTCGTTTTGCGGCAAGAGATACCGCGTCTACAGCCGGAAGATCAGCTCCGAACAGTTCGAAGCGATGCTGAAGAGCATCAGCCGCGTCATGGCGACACTCCCCTTTCAGGCAACGGCGCCGGTCCAAGTAAAAGTGCGCGGCGCCGCGGAGAAGGAGGCTGTATTTTATCACCGCTGGAACAGCCTGCGGCAAGCCTTGCTGCATGAATGGGAGGGGGCGCCTCTCTCAGACTGGTGGGAGCTGATCAGCCGCGAGCCGCATCAGCGTCTGGAGAGCGAGCGCGTCATCAAACCGGTCTGGCTCGCCAAGCGGATCGATCTGTCCGCGGTGGAGTATCTATCCGCGCACCCGGAGACCTGGAGGAGGCTGCCCCGGGGACACAGACTGGAAGCCACCTCTCTGGCGGCACATCTCACCACCGGAGGGCAGCGCTACTTCCCCGAAGTGATCCGGCAGGAAGAGCGGAGGATCAGTCTCGATACGCCGGAGAACCGGATGATCAAGCATATCCTGCAGGAATTGCTGGAGATCACGATTCAGATGAATCAGCGGCTCGCCAAGAAGACGTTTTTCGGCCATCTTCACATTCAGAGGGACAATAGCGAGATGCAGCAAATATTGGAGGAACTGCTGGATACCGCTTGGCTGAGGGAGATCGGCGAGCTTGCGCAGCTGCCGGCTGCCTCTACGGTGTTGCAGAACAAGCACGGCTATCGCCAGTGGTACTCCTTTTACCAGCACAGCCTGCTTGGCGCCCGTTTTCCGCTGCCGGATGAGGACATAATCGAGCTGCTGGAAGGGCGGAATATCGCCACTCTCTTTGAATACTGGTGCTTTTTTGCCGTGATGGAGTCCGTCATGGAATTGACCGGAAGCCAGCCTATCCGCTTTCGGCGGGAACGAAACGAGGACGGCATGCACATCCTCAAAGATGGCTTGAGAGTGACGTTTCCGCTCGGCAAAGAGAGTCTGGAGCTGTATTTCAACAAGACGTTTCTGAAGCAAAAAAACAGCAGGATCGGATCGTACTCCCAGAAGTATCGGCCGGATATCAGCCTCCGCAGGCGGGGGAGGTGGCATCACTTCGATGCTAAATTCAAGTACGGGCAAAGTGCGCCGGAGGAAGGCGCAAGCCGCTACGTGAAAAAAGAAGACCTCGATAAAATGCACACCTACAAGGATGCCATCATCGGCACGAAAAGCGCCTGGGTCCTGTTCCCGTCTGATGAAGACGAACCGCTGGAGTTTTTCGCCGACCCCTCCGATCAGACGGGTCAGACGGGTATCGGGGCGATCCCGCTGATGCACGGACATACGGGGCAACTTATCAAGGCGTTGAAGCAGATTTTGAACGGAAATTCTACTTTGCCAGACGAATAG
- a CDS encoding AAA family ATPase, with product MGFWNQLTGKDVSAKVEEYSEIYGQVLLGMHQKVEAMERDLSGYKKWKQGLTDAESIQANTKHHYEKTKALYQDIRQTYRDMTLIVRHLEQAKAVLQKDFERLQQDLEQREKALQGEVDQVKAEVQASRLQWQQKMDAVQQQWESRLRELSALMDEKEKKALEMIAQADRRTAALQEEHAALDERTAVMQQTLQTLAERVEEQERSWSAARKKRDWLAIAGFAFLLLLMVGLFYLQGGIA from the coding sequence TTGGGATTCTGGAATCAACTGACGGGGAAGGACGTCTCTGCGAAGGTGGAGGAATACAGCGAAATATACGGACAGGTTCTGCTCGGCATGCATCAAAAGGTGGAAGCGATGGAGCGCGACCTGTCCGGCTATAAAAAGTGGAAGCAAGGCTTGACCGATGCCGAATCGATCCAGGCAAACACAAAGCATCATTACGAAAAGACGAAAGCTCTGTATCAGGACATCCGCCAGACCTACCGGGACATGACGCTCATCGTCCGGCATTTGGAGCAGGCCAAGGCAGTCCTGCAAAAAGATTTTGAACGGCTGCAGCAGGATCTGGAGCAACGGGAAAAAGCGTTGCAGGGAGAAGTGGATCAAGTCAAAGCAGAGGTCCAGGCGAGCCGCCTGCAGTGGCAGCAGAAGATGGATGCGGTGCAGCAGCAGTGGGAGAGCCGCCTCCGGGAGCTGTCCGCGCTGATGGACGAGAAAGAAAAAAAGGCGCTGGAGATGATCGCCCAGGCAGACCGCCGGACGGCGGCTTTGCAAGAAGAGCACGCCGCTCTGGACGAGAGGACGGCGGTCATGCAGCAGACGCTCCAGACGCTTGCCGAACGGGTGGAAGAGCAGGAGCGGAGTTGGTCAGCCGCACGGAAAAAAAGGGACTGGCTTGCGATCGCCGGTTTTGCGTTTCTTTTGCTGCTGATGGTCGGGCTTTTTTATCTCCAGGGGGGGATTGCATAA
- a CDS encoding MFS transporter, with amino-acid sequence MQATTMTAAKPVSLRKSKPFLILLASALFLNIGNKVYEIVLPLIMYEITHHSSVAMTTMRTAELLPNLLFAVFIGVFVIGFAFSIYVTSVYTFRHEQTPAHLMGRISGITGCLFRLGMPLTMYVSGWMMLWWGTSSIFISAVVWNVILLLLFVKTSAWKLP; translated from the coding sequence GTGCAAGCGACGACCATGACGGCAGCGAAGCCCGTTTCGCTGCGGAAAAGCAAGCCGTTTTTGATTTTACTGGCGAGCGCACTGTTTCTGAATATCGGGAACAAAGTGTACGAAATTGTCCTGCCCTTGATAATGTATGAGATCACCCACCACTCCTCTGTGGCCATGACCACGATGCGGACGGCGGAACTGCTGCCGAATCTGCTGTTTGCTGTGTTCATCGGCGTGTTCGTGATTGGCTTCGCCTTTTCGATCTACGTCACGTCGGTCTATACCTTCCGCCACGAACAGACACCCGCACATCTGATGGGCAGAATCAGCGGCATTACGGGCTGTTTGTTCCGTCTGGGCATGCCGCTGACGATGTATGTGTCAGGGTGGATGATGCTATGGTGGGGCACTTCCTCGATCTTTATCAGCGCCGTGGTATGGAATGTGATCCTTCTGCTTCTCTTCGTGAAAACAAGCGCATGGAAATTGCCATAA
- a CDS encoding ABC transporter substrate-binding protein produces the protein MDRLAYDYLSLLQAYPEATERELLPVTMAELSETLYCTPRNVKLILTKMDQKGWIRFRPGRGRGHTSGLSLLVGKESFLGQQAERLVRSGRAEEAIRLVQEYGAGTRARENLFHWFSGYFGYEAVTEREQHVDTLRLPIFRPINTLDPAEAIYAFDLHMVSQIFDTLVVWDDEKKSIVPGIAHCWESNLDATRWIFYLRKGVRFHHGRELVADDVAYSLNRLRQDRLAQHWLAAHIEEIAVLSRYAVKISLRKPNHLLLIYLSYPPAAIVPQDLYEQERAGGPPLPVGSGPYQAVRNEPGICVLEAFDHYVHGRAFLDRIEIMNVPEMNETMAALGRRGSVLTVQTGEARLSTGADDREAEAHCFGTSLYTVNLRKTGPLQSFSFRKALDRLIDRQRLVEETGEPSLFPAQRLQWMERGADWTADKTDGELVPDKPVSADAQTAEELLRQSGYCGETIRLYTYPRHATDAYWLQQAYQAYGIHVEVHIVSWKEMLQEETVREADLILFEAVVSEGVIKLLEYYQGRRSFIRQHLSAGLTEEVDRRIEELLAEPRESVRDSGFQDIEQRLRGEYAFIVLAHKNVRAFSPPSLHGVKVNPRGWVDFAKLWYRDPADFG, from the coding sequence GTGGACCGTTTGGCATATGACTATCTTTCCCTGTTGCAGGCGTATCCGGAGGCAACGGAAAGAGAGCTCCTGCCGGTAACGATGGCGGAACTCTCCGAAACATTATATTGCACGCCGCGAAACGTCAAACTGATTCTCACCAAAATGGACCAGAAGGGTTGGATCCGATTCAGGCCGGGCCGCGGCAGAGGACACACGTCCGGGCTTTCGCTGTTGGTCGGCAAGGAGTCATTCCTCGGGCAGCAGGCGGAGAGATTGGTCCGATCCGGCCGAGCGGAAGAGGCAATTCGGCTGGTCCAGGAGTATGGAGCAGGGACCCGTGCAAGGGAAAATCTGTTTCACTGGTTCTCCGGCTATTTCGGCTACGAGGCGGTCACCGAGCGGGAGCAGCACGTCGATACACTGAGGCTGCCGATCTTCCGTCCAATCAATACGCTTGATCCCGCAGAGGCGATATACGCTTTTGACCTGCACATGGTTTCGCAGATCTTTGATACGCTGGTTGTCTGGGATGATGAGAAAAAGAGCATCGTTCCCGGGATCGCCCACTGCTGGGAGTCCAATCTGGATGCGACCAGGTGGATTTTTTATTTGCGCAAGGGGGTTCGTTTTCACCATGGCAGGGAACTGGTGGCCGATGATGTGGCCTACAGCCTGAATCGCTTGCGGCAAGACCGGCTTGCGCAGCATTGGCTTGCGGCCCACATCGAAGAAATTGCCGTTTTGTCCAGATATGCGGTGAAAATTTCACTGCGTAAGCCGAATCACCTGTTATTGATTTATCTCAGTTATCCGCCTGCCGCCATTGTTCCGCAAGACCTCTACGAACAGGAAAGAGCTGGAGGGCCGCCACTGCCGGTTGGCAGCGGTCCATACCAGGCAGTGAGAAATGAGCCGGGTATCTGTGTGCTGGAAGCGTTCGACCACTATGTGCACGGACGGGCTTTTCTGGATCGCATCGAAATAATGAACGTGCCAGAGATGAATGAAACCATGGCGGCTTTGGGGCGAAGAGGAAGTGTACTGACAGTGCAAACAGGCGAGGCCCGGTTGTCGACTGGAGCGGATGACAGAGAGGCGGAAGCCCATTGCTTCGGGACCAGCCTGTATACCGTCAATTTGCGTAAAACAGGCCCACTGCAGTCGTTTTCTTTTCGAAAAGCGCTGGATCGTTTGATCGATCGTCAGCGATTGGTGGAGGAGACAGGCGAGCCCAGTCTATTTCCGGCTCAGCGCTTGCAATGGATGGAGAGAGGGGCGGACTGGACTGCGGACAAGACCGATGGGGAATTGGTTCCAGACAAACCGGTGTCTGCCGATGCCCAGACAGCGGAGGAATTGCTCCGCCAATCAGGTTACTGCGGAGAAACCATTCGGCTATACACCTATCCCCGTCATGCGACAGATGCCTATTGGCTGCAACAGGCGTATCAAGCATACGGTATCCATGTGGAGGTGCATATCGTTTCCTGGAAAGAAATGCTGCAGGAGGAGACCGTCAGAGAAGCCGATCTGATCTTGTTTGAAGCGGTGGTAAGCGAGGGGGTCATCAAGCTGCTGGAATACTATCAGGGCCGTCGCAGTTTTATCCGTCAGCATTTGTCAGCGGGTCTTACGGAAGAAGTGGATCGAAGAATCGAGGAGCTTTTGGCAGAACCTCGGGAATCGGTTCGCGACAGTGGCTTTCAAGATATCGAGCAGAGATTGAGAGGGGAATACGCCTTTATCGTTTTGGCCCATAAAAACGTAAGGGCGTTTTCCCCGCCATCCTTGCATGGAGTAAAGGTCAATCCCCGCGGCTGGGTGGATTTTGCGAAATTGTGGTATCGCGATCCCGCAGACTTTGGTTAA
- a CDS encoding sigma-54 interaction domain-containing protein, whose protein sequence is MRNLIEMNKTGISTETLMKILDHSSDEIFVLDKNRRIIYVNNVSERHYGLKPSDIIGKYNEDLVSKGYWGPSIIPIVMKEKVPVTIRQTTCIGAELITTAIPILNNENEIELIVTTSHEQNFINLYISAEEKNGEAKETHSISENIITNNEKMENLIKYCKKVAQVDTTILIQGESGTGKSVLASYIHKLSHRKNAPFLAINCAAIPEELLESELFGYSQGAFTGANRGGKIGLLEAADQGTIFLDEIGEISPKIQAKLLQVIQERQFLPVGGTEVKTVDIRIIAATNQNLLQMVENKQFREDLYYRLNVIELKLPPLRERKEDIVPLIYYFLNKCNQKYQTSHIISQEALDILAGYSWPGNVRQLENVIERLVVTCDGVIQASDLPDIILQNTKPKLPHSSPVSLDLAVQEYEKELVVNSYKKHKSSRKVAADLNISQTKASRLIRKYCQDLDQDL, encoded by the coding sequence ATGAGAAACCTGATCGAGATGAATAAAACGGGGATCAGCACAGAGACGCTGATGAAAATTTTGGACCATTCCTCGGATGAAATCTTCGTGCTAGACAAAAACAGGCGGATTATCTATGTAAACAATGTTTCGGAGAGGCATTATGGATTAAAGCCAAGCGATATCATCGGCAAGTACAATGAGGATTTGGTCTCAAAAGGGTACTGGGGCCCGTCCATCATTCCGATCGTCATGAAGGAAAAAGTGCCTGTAACGATCAGACAAACCACCTGCATCGGTGCCGAATTGATTACCACTGCCATCCCCATTTTGAACAATGAGAATGAAATTGAGCTGATTGTGACCACTTCCCACGAGCAGAACTTCATCAACCTGTATATTTCCGCGGAAGAAAAAAATGGTGAAGCAAAAGAGACTCACTCCATCAGCGAAAACATCATCACCAATAACGAGAAAATGGAAAACCTGATCAAGTACTGCAAAAAGGTAGCCCAGGTCGATACGACCATCTTGATTCAGGGAGAATCCGGCACGGGAAAAAGCGTGCTGGCCAGTTACATCCACAAGCTCAGTCACAGGAAAAACGCCCCTTTCCTCGCCATCAATTGCGCAGCGATACCGGAGGAACTGTTGGAATCGGAGCTGTTCGGATACTCGCAGGGTGCCTTTACGGGTGCGAACCGCGGGGGAAAAATAGGCTTGCTGGAAGCGGCCGATCAGGGGACGATCTTTTTGGATGAAATCGGGGAAATTTCGCCGAAAATCCAGGCGAAGCTCCTGCAGGTGATTCAGGAGCGGCAATTCCTGCCTGTGGGGGGCACGGAGGTAAAAACCGTGGATATTCGCATCATTGCCGCGACCAATCAAAATCTCTTGCAAATGGTGGAAAACAAGCAATTTCGGGAAGACCTCTATTATCGGCTTAACGTCATTGAATTGAAATTGCCGCCGCTGCGGGAGAGAAAAGAAGACATTGTTCCGCTCATCTATTATTTTCTCAACAAATGCAATCAAAAATACCAAACCAGCCACATCATCTCTCAGGAAGCATTGGATATTCTCGCGGGCTACAGCTGGCCCGGCAACGTTCGCCAGCTGGAAAATGTGATAGAACGTCTGGTCGTAACCTGCGATGGCGTCATCCAAGCATCAGACTTGCCCGACATCATCCTGCAAAATACCAAGCCCAAGCTGCCCCATTCCTCCCCCGTATCACTCGATCTGGCCGTGCAAGAGTACGAAAAAGAGCTCGTGGTCAACTCGTACAAGAAACACAAAAGCTCGCGAAAAGTAGCGGCCGATCTGAACATCAGCCAAACGAAGGCCTCGCGGCTGATTCGAAAATATTGCCAGGATCTTGATCAGGATTTGTAG